A window of the Canis lupus baileyi chromosome 8, mCanLup2.hap1, whole genome shotgun sequence genome harbors these coding sequences:
- the CCP110 gene encoding centriolar coiled-coil protein of 110 kDa isoform X2 — MEEYEKFCENSLARIQDASLSTESFLPVQSESISLIRFHGVAVLSPLLNIEKRKEMQQEKQKALDVETRKHVNRKKALLTRVQEILENVQVRKAPKASDFDPWETETVYSDSEVRNLNVPATFPNILPSPTEHSTLGKFEKITGILPLNNEDQFKSNGVDLTRDSEFNSLKHCDSSDIISSVENETSVKTPSTTPQETLTPNGLFPTNEEQDPSLSEEVTPDPYIMSLQNLMKKSKEYIEREQSRRSLRSSVKRSVYESHSDKENEAVKGTDSGREKVQLAGRHCASLVPDKPSLNKSNVLLQGASTQASGVNMSVLGSFSKVDIPVRTGHCTVLDLDSDFKVIPTFVPENHVIKSLTGSYAKLPSPEPSLSPKMHRRHSRPSSACHILINNPVNACELSPKGKEQTVDLVVQATDEETNIPESVPKLPADLAGVCSSKVCVTKNTSEAIQEVVLGKSNQVCQSSGSQLEKKVIHGLAIVEGQLTSDGRGPLKMDSTCTAMPRLPEPYATSQCIVTQNFGTMSGLKSANVLEKNTCNLQMELNKSYDVKNPSPLLMQNQNTRQQMDTPTVSCGNEPFLDNSFEKVKRRLDLDIDSLQKENCPYVLTTGVAEQERQYLPEKRYPKGSVYINKNKMLESSSKGEEILKSKMLAFEEMRKRLEEQHAQQLSLLIAEQEREQERLQKEIEEQEKMLKEKKVIAAEASESGINNAVDLEWRKISDSGLLETMLSQVDSLHTSNSNSSGFTNSALQHSFASANEAPFYLWGSSTSGLNKLSVTRPFGRAKPKWSQVFSPEVQTKFNKITAVAKGFLTRRLMQTDKLKQLRQTVKDTMEFIRSFQSEAPLKRGVVSAQDASLQERVLAQLRAALYGIHDIFFVMDAAERMSILHHDREVRKEKMLRQMDKMKSPRVALSAATQKSLDRKKYMKAAEMGMPNKKFLVKQNPSETRVLQPNQGQNAPVHRLLSRQGTPKTSVKGVVQNRQKSSQSRVPNRAPVSGVYAGKIQRKRPNVATI; from the exons ATGGAGGAGTATGAGAAGTTCTGTGAGAACAGTCTTGCCAGAATCCAAGATGCATCACTATCCACAGAGAGCTTTCTACCTGTCCAGTCTGAAAGCATCTCACTTATTCGCTTCCATGGAGTGGCTGTGCTTTCTCCCCTG CTTAAcattgagaaaagaaaggaaatgcaaCAAGAGAAGCAGAAAGCACTTGATGTAGAAACAAGAAAGCATGTTAATAGGAAGAAAGCTTTATTGACTCGGGTCCAGGAGATTCTTGAAAATGTTCAG GTTAGAAAAGCACCTAAAGCCAGTGATTTTGATCCGTGGGAGACTGAAACAGTTTACTCTGATTCAGAAGTCAGAAACTTGAATGTCCCTGctacatttccaaatatcttgcCAAGCCCTACTGAGCACTCTACTTTAGGAAAGTTTGAAAAGATAACTGGAATTTTGCCATTGAATAATGAGGACCAATTTAAATCTAATGGGGTAGACTTAACTAGGGACTCAGAATTTAATTCTTTGAAGCACTGTGATAGTTCAGATATTATTAGCTCTGTGGAAAATGAAACTTCTGTAAAGACCCCCTCCACAACCCCTCAGGAGACTCTCACACCCAATGGTCTCTTCCCAACCAATGAAGAACAGGACCCATCACTTTCGGAAGAAGTTACTCCGGATCCCTACATAATGAGTCTTCAGAACTTGATGAAAAAGTCAAAGGAATATATAGAAAGAGAACAATCGAGACGTAGTCTGAGAAGTAGTGTGAAAAGAAGTGTTTATGAGAGTCATTCAGATAAAGAAAACGAGGCTGTTAAAGGGACTGACTCTGGGAGGGAGAAGGTGCAGCTGGCTGGCAGACACTGTGCTTCTCTGGTTCCTGACAAACCAAGCCTTAATAAATCAAATGTTCTCCTCCAAGGTGCTTCTACTCAAGCAAGCGGTGTGAATATGTCCGTTTTAGGTAGCTTTTCTAAAGTGGACATACCTGTACGAACTGGCCATTGCACTGTTTTAGACCTCGATTCTGATTTTAAAGTCATTCCCACTTTTGTTCCCGAAAATCATGTTATCAAAAGTCTTACTGGTTCGTATGCCAAATTACCTAGTCCAGAGCCAAGCCTGAGTCCTAAAATGCATCGAAGGCATTCTAGGCCATCATCAGCATGTCATATACTTATAAATAACCCAGTAAATGCCTGTGAATTAAGtcctaaaggaaaagaacagaCGGTAGACTTAGTTGTTCAAGCTACTGATGAAGAAACAAATATACCTGAAAGTGTGCCAAAGTTACCAGCTGATTTAGCTGGAGTTTGTTCAAGCAAGGTCTGTGTCACCAAAAATACATCTGAAGCCATACAGGAAGTGGTTTTAGGTAAATCAAATCAGGTATGCCAGTCTTCAGGAAGTCAGTTAGAAAAGAAGGTTATCCATGGACTTGCTATCGTGGAAGGTCAGTTAACATCTGATGGGAGAGGACCACTCAAAATGGACAGTACATGTACTGCAATGCCAAGGTTGCCTGAGCCATATGCCACTAGTCAGTGTATAGTGACTCAAAACTTTGGAACTATGAGTGGACTCAAGTCAGCCAATGTGTTAGAGAAAAACACCTGTAATTTACAAATGGAACTGAATAAGTCTTATGATGTAAAAAACCCATCTCCTTTACTCATGCAAAACCAGAATACCAGACAGCAGATGGACACCCCTACAGTGTCCTGTGGAAATGAACCATTTTTGGATAACAGTTTTGAGAAAGTTAAACGGAGACTTGATTTAGATATTGATAGTTTGCAAAAAGAAAACTGCCCTTATGTCTTAACAACTGGAGTAGCTGAACAGGAAAGGCAATATTTGCCAGAAAAAAGATACCCTAAGGGATCTGTCTACATCAACaagaataaaatgttagaaagTAGTTCCAAAG GCGAGGAGATATTAAAAAGCAAGATGTTAGCTTTTGAAGAAATGCGGAAGAGGCTAGAAGAACAGCACGCCCAGCAGTTATCACTACTCATAGCTGAGCAGGAAAGGGAACAGGAAAGATTGCAGAAG GAAATAgaagaacaggagaaaatgttaaaagagaaGAAGGTGATTGCTGCTGAAGCCTCTGAATCAGGCATTAACAATGCAGTGGACttagaatggagaaaaataagcGACTCTGGTTTGCTGGAAACAATGTTGTCTCAAGTGGACTCACTCCATACTTCAAATTCAAATAGTTCTG GTTTCACAAATTCTGCCCTGCAGCATAGCTTTGCTTCTGCAAATGAAGCACCCTTCTACCTCTGGGGATCATCAACTAGTGGCTTGAACAAACTCTCAGTAACAAGGCCTTTTGGACGGGCCAAACCTAAATGGTCTCAG GTTTTCAGTCCAGAAGtacaaacaaaatttaacaaGATAACCGCAGTGGCAAAAGGATTTCTTACTCGTAGACTTATGCAGACAGATAAGCTGAAACAACTTCGCCAAACTGTAAAA GACACTATGGAATTCATAAGGAGTTTTCAGTCAGAAGCGCCATTAAAGAGAGGAGTTGTTTCAGCACAAGATGCTTCTCTTCAGGAAAGAGTGTTAGCTCAG TTGCGAGCTGCCCTGTATGGTATTCATGACATATTCTTTGTAATGGATGCAGCTGAAAGAATGTCTATTCTCCATCATGACCGAGAAGTTCGCAAAGAAAAAATGCTCAGGCAAATG GACAAAATGAAAAGTCCACGAGTGGCCCTGTCAGCTGCAACACAGAAGTCTCTTGATAGGAAGAAGTACATGAA AGCTGCTGAAATGGGAATGCCAAATAAGAAATTTCTGGTTAAACAAAATCCTTCTGAAACAAG AGTCCTTCAGCCAAACCAAGGACAGAATGCACCAGTTCATAGGCTACTTAGTAGACAAGG AACCCCTAAGACATCAGTGAAGGGGGTTGTGCAAAATAGACAGAAGTCTTCACAGAGCAGAGTGCCTAACAGAGCGCCTGTTTCAG